Proteins from a genomic interval of Brachybacterium vulturis:
- a CDS encoding stage II sporulation protein M → MDTDAFIAVHRPQWDRLRELTRSRTLDAAGVDELLSLYQETSTHLSTVRSTNPDPALVSRLSLLVHRARLRITGARTPLWKHARTFFWEDLPAALYEARWAVALATGIFLLSAVASGLYFGLDATARELVIPEAQQRMLVQRDFVSYYFQGEASGFAAEVWTNNAWITVQAVVFGVTGFWPVVMLVQNGLNVGLSAGVMGAHGGLGTFFVFILPHGLLEITAVLVGAGAGLRTFWAWVRPGPLPRLWALSAAARALVTVAIGLVPVLLISGFIEAFVTPSSLPPAVRIAIGAAAWLAFLVFMLGRGRQVHRAGVTGDLSEELVGARVATAG, encoded by the coding sequence GTGGACACCGACGCCTTCATCGCCGTGCACCGACCGCAGTGGGACCGACTCCGGGAACTGACCCGCAGCCGCACCCTCGACGCGGCCGGCGTCGACGAGCTGCTCTCCCTCTACCAGGAGACCTCCACCCACCTGTCCACCGTCCGCTCGACCAACCCGGATCCGGCGCTGGTCTCCCGGCTCTCGCTGCTCGTGCACCGGGCCCGGCTGCGGATCACCGGCGCCCGGACCCCGCTGTGGAAGCACGCCCGCACCTTCTTCTGGGAGGACCTGCCCGCGGCGCTGTACGAGGCACGCTGGGCGGTGGCGCTCGCGACCGGCATCTTCCTGCTCTCGGCCGTGGCGAGCGGGCTGTACTTCGGGCTGGACGCGACCGCGCGGGAGCTGGTGATCCCCGAGGCGCAGCAGCGGATGCTGGTCCAGCGCGACTTCGTCAGCTACTACTTCCAGGGTGAGGCCTCGGGCTTCGCCGCCGAGGTGTGGACCAACAACGCCTGGATCACGGTGCAGGCGGTGGTCTTCGGCGTCACCGGCTTCTGGCCGGTGGTGATGCTGGTGCAGAACGGGCTGAACGTCGGCCTGTCCGCCGGGGTGATGGGCGCCCACGGCGGCCTCGGGACGTTCTTCGTCTTCATCCTCCCGCACGGTCTGCTCGAGATCACCGCGGTGCTGGTGGGTGCAGGTGCGGGCCTGCGCACCTTCTGGGCCTGGGTGCGTCCCGGCCCGCTGCCCCGCCTGTGGGCGCTGTCCGCGGCGGCCAGAGCCCTGGTCACGGTCGCGATCGGGCTCGTGCCCGTGCTGTTGATCTCCGGATTCATCGAGGCTTTCGTGACGCCCAGCTCCCTGCCGCCGGCGGTGCGGATCGCGATCGGCGCCGCCGCGTGGCTCGCGTTCCTGGTGTTCATGCTGGGCCGCGGCCGTCAGGTCCATCGCGCCGGCGTCACCGGCGACCTCTCCGAGGAGCTGGTCGGGGCGCGGGTCGCCACCGCCGGCTGA
- a CDS encoding DUF3499 domain-containing protein: protein MPARECSRTACSRPAVSSLTFVYEDSTAVLGPLSRLSEPHAYDLCREHASRMTAPRGWELLRVAGGVGASDDLVALADAVARRPEPEQTTAPQAAPSRPPRSSGDPRPAAPGEKTSARHLHVVRSPHD from the coding sequence GTGCCTGCTCGAGAATGCTCCCGGACCGCCTGCTCCAGGCCCGCTGTCAGCTCGCTGACCTTCGTGTACGAGGATTCCACCGCCGTGCTGGGTCCACTGTCGCGCCTCAGCGAGCCGCACGCCTACGACCTCTGCCGGGAGCATGCCTCCCGGATGACCGCGCCCCGCGGCTGGGAGCTGCTGCGCGTCGCCGGTGGCGTCGGGGCCAGCGACGACCTGGTCGCGCTCGCCGATGCGGTGGCCCGGCGCCCGGAGCCGGAGCAGACGACGGCCCCGCAGGCCGCACCGTCCCGGCCCCCGCGGTCCTCCGGCGATCCCCGGCCCGCCGCACCGGGGGAGAAGACCTCCGCCCGCCACCTCCATGTCGTCAGGAGCCCCCATGACTGA
- a CDS encoding RDD family protein yields the protein MAPPSTTAAAPSASSPGARDALITGDAVMLDLRAASFAVRMLSALIDGALQLVLLVGGTIGMAWAAARAELDDGFIAAGIVTMSVLAYVGYPVLCELLLRGRSVGRLVMGTRVVRDDGGPVHVRQSLIRAVMAMFEIWSTSGAVALTCAVIDRRSRRLGDLLAGTMVIQERMRDLAPQRVQVPASLRDWVLGADVGRLPLTLMQDIRSFLPRAAIINSESRRQLSRDLLRRTLPHVAPAPPPGTDPEEFLAAVIAERSRRDEVRLRRNQERQRELSAEVRAVPFTG from the coding sequence ATGGCACCCCCGAGCACCACCGCGGCGGCCCCCTCGGCCTCCTCCCCCGGCGCTCGTGACGCGCTGATCACCGGGGACGCGGTGATGCTGGACCTGCGTGCCGCCTCCTTCGCCGTCCGCATGCTCTCCGCCCTGATCGACGGCGCGCTCCAGCTGGTGCTGCTGGTCGGGGGCACGATCGGGATGGCGTGGGCCGCCGCCCGGGCGGAGCTGGACGACGGCTTCATCGCCGCGGGGATCGTGACCATGTCGGTCCTCGCCTACGTCGGCTATCCGGTGCTGTGCGAGCTGCTGCTGCGCGGCCGGTCGGTGGGGCGGCTCGTGATGGGCACCCGGGTGGTGCGGGACGACGGCGGCCCGGTGCACGTGCGCCAGAGCCTGATCCGTGCGGTGATGGCCATGTTCGAGATCTGGTCCACCTCCGGCGCCGTGGCACTGACCTGCGCGGTGATCGATCGCAGGTCCCGACGGCTCGGCGACCTGCTGGCCGGGACCATGGTGATCCAGGAGCGCATGCGCGACCTGGCACCGCAGCGGGTCCAGGTCCCGGCCTCGCTGCGCGACTGGGTGCTGGGCGCGGATGTCGGCCGCCTGCCGCTCACCCTGATGCAGGACATCCGCTCGTTCCTGCCCCGGGCCGCGATCATCAACTCCGAGTCCCGGCGCCAGCTGTCGCGGGACCTGCTGCGCCGCACCCTGCCGCACGTGGCCCCGGCTCCCCCGCCCGGCACCGATCCCGAGGAGTTCCTCGCCGCGGTGATCGCCGAGCGGTCACGACGGGACGAGGTGCGGCTGCGCCGGAATCAGGAGCGGCAGCGGGAGCTGTCCGCCGAGGTCCGCGCGGTGCCGTTCACCGGCTGA
- a CDS encoding class I SAM-dependent methyltransferase gives MRPLARRALALVREGSGGAVELGSGAGIEARFLAENGVSVHTYDGDRSVAPAMADLARTLPITHTTADLSTLRSLPAADLVLSCATLSFVPRTAFRALWGVVRSALRPGGVLAVDLFGDRDDWAGTEGTFLRRDEVEDLLDGLEVLELVEEERDGRSFSGPKHWHTFRVLARR, from the coding sequence GTGCGACCCCTGGCCCGCCGGGCCCTGGCTCTGGTGCGGGAGGGGAGCGGCGGGGCTGTCGAGCTCGGCAGCGGCGCCGGGATCGAGGCGCGCTTCCTCGCCGAGAACGGTGTCTCGGTGCACACCTACGATGGAGACCGGAGCGTCGCACCGGCCATGGCGGACCTCGCTCGCACGCTCCCGATCACGCATACCACCGCCGATCTCTCCACGCTGCGCTCTCTGCCTGCGGCGGATCTGGTGCTCTCCTGCGCGACGCTCTCCTTCGTGCCCCGGACGGCGTTCCGTGCGCTGTGGGGCGTCGTCCGGTCGGCGCTGAGACCGGGCGGGGTGCTGGCCGTGGACCTCTTCGGAGATCGGGACGACTGGGCGGGCACCGAGGGCACCTTCCTGCGCCGGGACGAGGTCGAGGACCTGCTGGACGGCCTCGAGGTGCTGGAACTCGTCGAGGAGGAGCGGGATGGTCGCTCCTTCAGCGGCCCGAAGCACTGGCACACCTTTCGCGTCCTCGCCCGCCGCTGA
- a CDS encoding phosphomannomutase/phosphoglucomutase, translating into MTEPRPSQSASGRGRHDLSGIVLANDVRGRAGETLTVQIARAFGAAFADQLDAPALIVAHDMRLSSPELSRAVIDGAVRRGAIVADAGLSSTDQLYCASGRHQAAGVMVTASHNPAGDNGFKLCLPGARPVGRASGLEEIRRAAEAYLDAGEIPIRGEGRAEGIDTLADYAAALHALVPLPAQRRVRVVVDAGNGMAGHTAPAVLGALAQVDLIDLHFALDGSFPHHPADPLRPENLRDLQAAVLREDAEIGLAFDGDADRCVVLDERGTPVPPSAITALIAQREIARARAAGQERPVVVANLVSSRHVAETVHEAGGEHVRTPVGHAAIKTLMAEHDAVFGGEHSAHFYFRDFYFADSGMLAALHVLAALAETDGTVSALVAAHSPYVASGELNSTVADAPAARERVRAHVGTWPGVQMDDLDGLTARHWDEDIPARDRWWFSLRSSHTEPLLRLNVEAEDEETMIRIRDEILAIAQSEAPVTAAAPAVRLPAGASGADVPGWVRSILRCPDCGDELRDVEQALQCVGCARVHPVEGGIPVLIAGRHEAPTAQ; encoded by the coding sequence ATGACTGAGCCGCGACCGTCGCAGTCCGCCTCCGGGCGGGGACGCCACGACCTGTCCGGCATCGTCCTGGCCAATGACGTGCGCGGGCGAGCGGGGGAGACGCTCACGGTTCAGATCGCCCGAGCGTTCGGCGCGGCCTTCGCCGACCAGCTGGACGCCCCCGCGCTGATCGTCGCCCATGACATGCGCCTGAGCTCCCCGGAGCTGTCCCGGGCCGTGATCGACGGGGCGGTGCGCCGCGGCGCGATCGTCGCCGATGCGGGCCTGTCCTCGACCGATCAGCTCTACTGCGCCTCGGGCCGGCACCAGGCCGCGGGCGTCATGGTCACCGCCTCCCACAATCCGGCCGGGGACAACGGCTTCAAGCTGTGCCTGCCGGGCGCGCGCCCGGTGGGCCGCGCCTCCGGGCTCGAGGAGATCCGCCGCGCCGCCGAGGCCTATCTCGACGCCGGCGAGATCCCGATCCGCGGGGAGGGCCGCGCCGAGGGGATCGACACCCTGGCGGACTACGCCGCCGCGCTGCACGCCCTGGTGCCGCTGCCCGCGCAGCGCCGGGTGCGCGTGGTCGTCGATGCGGGCAACGGCATGGCCGGGCACACCGCGCCCGCCGTCCTCGGTGCGCTCGCGCAGGTCGACCTCATCGACCTCCATTTCGCGCTCGATGGCAGCTTCCCGCACCACCCGGCCGATCCGCTGCGTCCGGAGAACCTCCGTGACCTGCAGGCGGCCGTGCTCCGGGAGGACGCGGAGATCGGGCTCGCCTTCGACGGCGATGCCGATCGGTGCGTGGTCCTGGACGAGCGCGGGACGCCGGTGCCGCCGTCAGCGATCACCGCCCTGATCGCGCAGCGGGAGATCGCGCGCGCCCGGGCCGCCGGCCAGGAGCGCCCGGTGGTGGTCGCGAACCTGGTCTCCTCCCGCCACGTCGCCGAGACCGTCCACGAGGCCGGCGGCGAGCACGTGCGCACGCCCGTCGGCCATGCCGCCATCAAGACGCTCATGGCCGAGCACGATGCCGTGTTCGGCGGGGAGCATTCCGCCCACTTCTACTTCCGCGACTTCTACTTCGCCGATTCCGGCATGCTCGCGGCACTGCACGTGCTGGCCGCGCTCGCCGAGACCGACGGCACGGTGTCCGCGCTGGTCGCGGCCCATTCCCCGTACGTCGCCAGTGGAGAGCTCAACTCGACGGTGGCCGATGCCCCGGCCGCGCGCGAGCGGGTGCGTGCGCACGTCGGCACGTGGCCCGGCGTGCAGATGGACGATCTGGACGGACTCACCGCCCGGCACTGGGATGAGGACATCCCGGCCCGGGATCGCTGGTGGTTCTCCCTGCGCTCCTCGCACACCGAGCCGCTGCTGCGCCTGAACGTCGAGGCGGAGGACGAGGAGACGATGATCCGGATCCGCGACGAGATCCTCGCGATCGCTCAGTCCGAGGCGCCAGTGACCGCCGCGGCCCCCGCCGTCCGGCTGCCTGCTGGTGCCAGTGGCGCGGACGTCCCCGGATGGGTGCGATCGATCCTGCGCTGCCCGGACTGCGGCGACGAGCTGCGGGACGTCGAGCAGGCGCTGCAGTGCGTGGGCTGCGCCCGCGTCCACCCGGTCGAGGGCGGCATCCCGGTGCTCATCGCGGGCCGCCACGAGGCCCCGACCGCGCAGTGA